One Chaetodon auriga isolate fChaAug3 chromosome 14, fChaAug3.hap1, whole genome shotgun sequence genomic window carries:
- the rab11fip5a gene encoding uncharacterized protein rab11fip5a isoform X1, which yields MSSLTVEEDQKWVPTHVQVTVLRGRGLRGKGKHGTSDVYTIIQLGKEKYSTCVVEKTTEPEWKEECSFELQPGVLESSERSSYPAGSNELVLTVMHRALIGLDVFLGQAVIHLDKVYHESRCVKNQWYRLNSKTGKKEKERGDIQVTIMFTRNNLTASMYDLVMKDKGASTFGKLKERMKGKRRSSDEDSSSAVLPGGYGSLYRMRQRLPSDGGGEEDYEDDEGGEARRSKMRTFFLRGKLRKSSDTRSSTSLGSESSESSSRGGSLSPTAGISVVVSDLSNSPSNSSNLTVDNSPEHTAITSPKSSSSLKCEFGDEAGEITIAVPQPTVCVNGSHAYNVQPLDPGSGKPAGSLGLGLLQKSLPLSMSLQNLSPRASTDLPKGPVGDGRRWSFDKPGEEEKAAIAAALEHSGPMLGDEEELLGQAALPKAASSTVLSDGQGKKQKRNLFSHGRSESAGKGQSQSKDESEQAPAAAEEKHKGWFGSKDSHSKPSLVVSPKLEPSTDPHPPPLPPSQHPSGPPVDPASLVSPLHHTNPFSHSQSTPPPISPCNPFFSLLQHNPFYEPLTAQPSKPSLPPLPYLSSSRPPIAQLFPQPSNPNPTSTNISQTAEDSITGTDAKNKAMSRVEKRPLPLTPMERETFLSKRPSNPFISVGELEADSEWDESFEAFAAGRLQSPEDLTTDYKTEQNLSDHPLEHCNNKGALLPITDDQNTNANDAPHHQPCTEFVIEAHETSSQVMNTNTYHFDTFAQYLETIPEHTSFESDNTTLNAPANSPKLTACTGTNQASSATNTNDLTNTNMHQALHHNSPVKLNSSSPDPGSSGLGSSAEEDFHSCLSSYSDKFSASSSEEAEVQNFESNILGFENSSESAVVKTFKPPESEDDITDGSNDLTLVDADQHTVIQHRDGDEKVDINVLEASLTPQSPVLTLHQPVITGREIQAPKLSELQSESNISVQSDKENGDRVKGEFNRSPEEFSEVLNDSSVSVSNATDVITSATPDDELCSAHPSLHIITSSPDVKQSSTDLPNESTSLGGQDASRHSPIPFGLFGDFLNTSHIANSPSKDFDDQLLHTRVSDQSTSIFLQSLYVSTDSQDYQTCDSHRSSKCTSGSEPNETLHSVNSTLCDELSEIQTTAALGQGNSTNACKPSNEGINPVQFEESLCGAKANAATLEPSFMIGDDFGLEVLPAASTDSHMSCNPRNLTEGGVESHDVLGPQEQNATLHRSQSEGTLIPAFDELLLPSFGSDPGAIQESSSAQPGPDLPFLIYFAPSLTADSSSSPVALCSLPPFADATARSPPSTARVAAPKPMPQESQQQQRAANQRNSPHPVKPLTTAMLAEEKRTEGRSVLATGLEKLKSTIHPGRSSQPSEQETDRKKVQKSATEGAGSYYHLNHSELVALLVQREAELERQKAEFERQKFLLAKREVELKKLKPQVRDLEDYIDTLLVRIMEQKPTLLQVRSKLK from the exons ATGTCCTCGCTAACCGTCGAGGAGGACCAAAAATGGGTACCGACGCACGTCCAGGTGACGGTGCTGAGAGGCAGGGGTTTACGGGGCAAGGGCAAGCACGGCACCAGCGACGTGTACACCATCATCCAGCTGGGGAAGGAGAAATACTCCACCTGCGTGGTGGAGAAGACCACCGAGCCGGAGTGGAAGGAGGAGTGCTCGTTCGAGCTGCAGCCCGGCGTGCTGGAGAGCAGCGAGCGGAGCAGCTACCCGGCCGGGAGCAACGAGCTAGTCCTCACCGTGATGCACCGGGCGCTCATCGGGCTGGACGTGTTCCTCGGGCAGGCGGTGATCCACCTGGACAAGGTCTATCATGAGAGCAGATGCGTGAAAAACCA gtggTACAGGCTCAACTCGAAGAcggggaagaaggagaaggaacgAGGAGACATTCAAGTCACCATCATGTTCACCCGAAACAACCTGACGGCCAGCATGTACGACCTCGTCATGAAGGACAAGGGCGCCTCCACCTTCGGCAAGCTGAAGGAGCGCATGAAGGGGAAGAGGAGATCCAGCGATGAGGACTCCTCGTCGGCCGTCCTACCAGGCGGTTACGGGTCCCTTTACCGGATGCGACAACGGCTGCCGAGcgatggaggtggagaggaggactaCGAGGACGACGAGGGAGGCGAGGCCCGGCGTAGCAAGATGAGGACCTTCTTCCTGAGAGGGAAGCTAAGGAAGTCATCGGACACCCGTTCCAGCACCTCGCTCGGGTCAGAGAGCAGCGAGTCCTCGTCTCGGGGTGGGAGCCTCAGCCCCACGGCCGGCATCAGCGTGGTCGTCTCTGACCTCTCCAACTCCCCCAGTAACAGCAGCAACCTGACAGTCGATAACAGTCCAG AGCACACAGCAATCACGTCGCCCAAGTCGTCATCCTCCCTCAAATGTGAGTTTGGTGATGAGGCTGGTGAGATCACCATCGCAGTGCCTCAGCCCACTGTGTGCGTTAATGGAAGCCATGCTTACAACGTCCAGCCCCTGGACCCAGGCTCAGGAAAACCTGCAGGTTCTTTAGGCCTGGGACTGTTGCAGAAGTCTTTgcctctctccatgtctctaCAGAACCTCAGCCCACGGGCTTCCACAGACCTCCCCAAAGGCCCCGTCGGAGATGGGCGCCGCTGGTCTTTCGACAAGCCCGgcgaggaggagaaggcagcCATAGCAGCGGCCCTGGAGCACAGCGGCCCCATGCTGGGTGACGAAGAGGAGCTGTTGGGACAGGCTGCTCTGCCCAAAGCCGCCTCCTCCACGGTGTTGTCGGATGGCCAGGGgaaaaagcagaagaggaaCTTGTTCTCTCATGGGAGGAGCGAGTCTGCAGGGAAAGGGCAGAGTCAGTCCAAGGATGAGTCTGAACAGGCCCCCGCTGCCGCCGAGGAGAAACACAAGGGATGGTTTGGATCGAAGGACTCGCACAGCAAACCCAG CCTGGTGGTGTCACCTAAACTAGAGCCCAGCACTGacccccacccaccacccctCCCACCTAGTCAGCACCCCTCGGGTCCCCCTGTAGATCCTGCCTCTCTGGTTTCTCCGCTGCATCACACTAACCCCTTTAGCCACTCACAGAGCACACCACCCCCGATATCCCCCTGCaaccctttcttctctctcctccagcacaaCCCTTTTTATGAACCGCTAACCGCTCAGCCCTCAAAACCTTCGCTGCCTCCTTTGCCCTATCTCTCCAGCTCCCGGCCCCCCATAGCGCAGCTCTTTCCACAGCCGAGTAACCCTAACCCCACCTCAACTAACATCAGCCAAACCGCAGAGGACTCCATCACTGGTACAGATGCAAAGAACAAAGCGATGTCCAGAGTTGAGAAACGACCTCTCCCTCTGACTCCCATGGAAAGGGAGACATTTTTGAGCAAGAGGCCATCCAACCCTTTTATATCTGTCGGGGAGCTAGAAGCGGATTCGGAGTGGGACGAATCCTTTGAAGCATTTGCAGCTGGCAGGCTGCAGTCTCCTGAGGATCTGACCACAGATtacaaaacagagcaaaacttAAGTGACCATCCACTGGAACACTGCAATAATAAAGGAGCATTACTACCCATAACAGATGATCAAAACACAAACGCGAATGACGCACCACATCATCAGCCTTGCACAGAATTTGTAATCGAAGCACATGAAACCTCCAGCCAGGTGATGAACACTAACACATATCACTTTGACACTTTTGCACAATATCTTGAGACGATCCCAGAGCACACAAGCTTTGAGAGTGACAACACAACTTTAAATGCTCCAGCGAACTCACCAAAACTGACTGCTTGCACTGGAACTAATCAAGCTAGCAGTGCTACTAACACAAATGATTTAACCAACACTAATATGCATCAAGCCCTCCATCACAACTCGCCTGTAAAGCTCAACAGCAGCTCCCCTGATCCTGGTTCTTCAGGTCTTGGCAGTTCAGCAGAAGAGGATTTCCACTCATGTCTCTCTTCTTATTCTGACAAATTCTCTGCATCCTCctcagaggaggctgaggtgCAGAACTTTGAAAGCAACATCCTCGGCTTTGAGAATTCCTCTGAGTCAGCTGTGGTCAAAACCTTTAAGCCCCCGGAATCTGAAGATGACATTACTGACGGGTCAAATGATCTGACTTTAGTTGATGCAGACCAGCACACTGTTATTCAGCACAGGGATGGTGATGAAAAGGTAGACATAAATGTTTTGGAGGCGTCATTGACGCCACAGTCTCCAGTGCTCACACTTCATCAGCCTGTGATCACTGGAAGAGAGATTCAGGCACCAAAACTCTCAGAACTACAGTCAGAATCCAACATCTCCGTACAGTCTGACAAGGAAAATGGCGACAGAGTCAAAGGCGAATTCAACAGATCTCCAGAGGAATTTTCAGAAGTGCTCAATGATTCTTCGGTATCTGTGAGTAACGCTACAGATGTGATCACCTCTGCTACTCCAGATGATGAACTCTGCTCCGCACACCCATCATTACACATCATAACCTCCTCGCCTGATGTGAAGCAGAGTTCCACAGACTTGCCCAATGAGAGCACTAGTTTAGGAGGGCAGGATGCGAGTCGACATTCTCCTATACCATTTGGACTTTTCGGTGATTTCCTTAACACCAGTCACATTGCAAACAGTCCAAGCAAGGACTTCGACGACCAGCTGTTGCACACTCGGGTGTCCGATCAGAGCACCAGCATCTTTCTCCAAAGCCTTTACGTCAGCACCGACTCGCAGGATTACCAAACCTGTGATTCTCACCGTTCCTCCAAATGCACCAGCGGCTCAGAGCCAAACGAGACGCTACACTCTGTGAACTCAACTCTCTGCGATGAGCTGAGTGAGATTCAGACGACTGCTGCATTGGGCCAAGGAAATTCCACCAATGCATGCAAGCCATCCAATGAAGGAATCAACCCAGTTCAATTTGAGGAATCCCTCTGTGGAGCCAAGGCCAACGCTGCAACTCTTGAGCCAAGTTTCATGATAGGGGACGACTTTGGTTTAGAAGTACTCCCAGCGGCATCGACAGACTCTCACATGAGCTGTAACCCGAGGAACCTCACCGAAGGAGGTGTGGAAAGTCATGATGTCTTAGGCCCTCAGGAGCAAAATGCTACGCTGCACCGCTCCCAGTCTGAGGGCACATTAATACCTGCCTTTGACGAgctcctcctgccctcctttGGGAGTGATCCAGGTGCCATACAGGAGTCCTCTTCAGCACAGCCTGGCCCTGACCTCCCCTTTCTGATCTACTTTGCTCCTTCTCTAACTGCTGACAGTAGTAGCTCCCCTGTAGCGCTCtgttccctccctccctttgcCGATGCTACGGCGAGGTCACCACCCAGCACAGCACGAGTTGCGGCGCCAAAACCAATGCCTCAGgagagccagcagcagcagcgggcagCCAATCAGCGGAACAG CCCCCACCCCGTGAAGCCCCTGACCACTGCCATGCTGGCTGAGGAGAAGCGGACTGAGGGCCGGTCAGTGCTGGCCACCGGCCTGGAGAAGCTCAAGTCCACCATCCATCCGGGGAGGAGCAGTCAGCCCAGCGAGCAGGAGACGGACAGGAAGAAGGTACAGAAG TCTGCGACAGAAGGAGCGGGCTCGTACTACCACCTGAACCACAGCGAACTGGTCGCCCTGCTGGTGCAGCGCGAGGCGGAGCTGGAGAGGCAGAAGGCGGAGTTTGAGCGCCAGAAGTTTTTGCTGGCTAAGCGGGAGGTGGAGCTGAAGAAACTGAAGCCGCAGGTCAGAGATCTGGAGGACTACATTGACACGCTGCTGGTGCGCATCATGGAGCAGAAGCCCACGCTCCTGCAAGTGCGTTCCAAGTTAAAGTGA
- the rab11fip5a gene encoding uncharacterized protein rab11fip5a isoform X2, translating into MSSLTVEEDQKWVPTHVQVTVLRGRGLRGKGKHGTSDVYTIIQLGKEKYSTCVVEKTTEPEWKEECSFELQPGVLESSERSSYPAGSNELVLTVMHRALIGLDVFLGQAVIHLDKVYHESRCVKNQWYRLNSKTGKKEKERGDIQVTIMFTRNNLTASMYDLVMKDKGASTFGKLKERMKGKRRSSDEDSSSAVLPGGYGSLYRMRQRLPSDGGGEEDYEDDEGGEARRSKMRTFFLRGKLRKSSDTRSSTSLGSESSESSSRGGSLSPTAGISVVVSDLSNSPSNSSNLTVDNSPEHTAITSPKSSSSLKCEFGDEAGEITIAVPQPTVCVNGSHAYNVQPLDPGSGKPAGSLGLGLLQKSLPLSMSLQNLSPRASTDLPKGPVGDGRRWSFDKPGEEEKAAIAAALEHSGPMLGDEEELLGQAALPKAASSTVLSDGQGKKQKRNLFSHGRSESAGKGQSQSKDESEQAPAAAEEKHKGWFGSKDSHSKPSLVVSPKLEPSTDPHPPPLPPSQHPSGPPVDPASLVSPLHHTNPFSHSQSTPPPISPCNPFFSLLQHNPFYEPLTAQPSKPSLPPLPYLSSSRPPIAQLFPQPSNPNPTSTNISQTAEDSITGTDAKNKAMSRVEKRPLPLTPMERETFLSKRPSNPFISVGELEADSEWDESFEAFAAGRLQSPEDLTTDYKTEQNLSDHPLEHCNNKGALLPITDDQNTNANDAPHHQPCTEFVIEAHETSSQVMNTNTYHFDTFAQYLETIPEHTSFESDNTTLNAPANSPKLTACTGTNQASSATNTNDLTNTNMHQALHHNSPVKLNSSSPDPGSSGLGSSAEEDFHSCLSSYSDKFSASSSEEAEVQNFESNILGFENSSESAVVKTFKPPESEDDITDGSNDLTLVDADQHTVIQHRDGDEKVDINVLEASLTPQSPVLTLHQPVITGREIQAPKLSELQSESNISVQSDKENGDRVKGEFNRSPEEFSEVLNDSSVSVSNATDVITSATPDDELCSAHPSLHIITSSPDVKQSSTDLPNESTSLGGQDASRHSPIPFGLFGDFLNTSHIANSPSKDFDDQLLHTRVSDQSTSIFLQSLYVSTDSQDYQTCDSHRSSKCTSGSEPNETLHSVNSTLCDELSEIQTTAALGQGNSTNACKPSNEGINPVQFEESLCGAKANAATLEPSFMIGDDFGLEVLPAASTDSHMSCNPRNLTEGGVESHDVLGPQEQNATLHRSQSEGTLIPAFDELLLPSFGSDPGAIQESSSAQPGPDLPFLIYFAPSLTADSSSSPVALCSLPPFADATARSPPSTARVAAPKPMPQESQQQQRAANQRNSPHPVKPLTTAMLAEEKRTEGRSVLATGLEKLKSTIHPGRSSQPSEQETDRKKSATEGAGSYYHLNHSELVALLVQREAELERQKAEFERQKFLLAKREVELKKLKPQVRDLEDYIDTLLVRIMEQKPTLLQVRSKLK; encoded by the exons ATGTCCTCGCTAACCGTCGAGGAGGACCAAAAATGGGTACCGACGCACGTCCAGGTGACGGTGCTGAGAGGCAGGGGTTTACGGGGCAAGGGCAAGCACGGCACCAGCGACGTGTACACCATCATCCAGCTGGGGAAGGAGAAATACTCCACCTGCGTGGTGGAGAAGACCACCGAGCCGGAGTGGAAGGAGGAGTGCTCGTTCGAGCTGCAGCCCGGCGTGCTGGAGAGCAGCGAGCGGAGCAGCTACCCGGCCGGGAGCAACGAGCTAGTCCTCACCGTGATGCACCGGGCGCTCATCGGGCTGGACGTGTTCCTCGGGCAGGCGGTGATCCACCTGGACAAGGTCTATCATGAGAGCAGATGCGTGAAAAACCA gtggTACAGGCTCAACTCGAAGAcggggaagaaggagaaggaacgAGGAGACATTCAAGTCACCATCATGTTCACCCGAAACAACCTGACGGCCAGCATGTACGACCTCGTCATGAAGGACAAGGGCGCCTCCACCTTCGGCAAGCTGAAGGAGCGCATGAAGGGGAAGAGGAGATCCAGCGATGAGGACTCCTCGTCGGCCGTCCTACCAGGCGGTTACGGGTCCCTTTACCGGATGCGACAACGGCTGCCGAGcgatggaggtggagaggaggactaCGAGGACGACGAGGGAGGCGAGGCCCGGCGTAGCAAGATGAGGACCTTCTTCCTGAGAGGGAAGCTAAGGAAGTCATCGGACACCCGTTCCAGCACCTCGCTCGGGTCAGAGAGCAGCGAGTCCTCGTCTCGGGGTGGGAGCCTCAGCCCCACGGCCGGCATCAGCGTGGTCGTCTCTGACCTCTCCAACTCCCCCAGTAACAGCAGCAACCTGACAGTCGATAACAGTCCAG AGCACACAGCAATCACGTCGCCCAAGTCGTCATCCTCCCTCAAATGTGAGTTTGGTGATGAGGCTGGTGAGATCACCATCGCAGTGCCTCAGCCCACTGTGTGCGTTAATGGAAGCCATGCTTACAACGTCCAGCCCCTGGACCCAGGCTCAGGAAAACCTGCAGGTTCTTTAGGCCTGGGACTGTTGCAGAAGTCTTTgcctctctccatgtctctaCAGAACCTCAGCCCACGGGCTTCCACAGACCTCCCCAAAGGCCCCGTCGGAGATGGGCGCCGCTGGTCTTTCGACAAGCCCGgcgaggaggagaaggcagcCATAGCAGCGGCCCTGGAGCACAGCGGCCCCATGCTGGGTGACGAAGAGGAGCTGTTGGGACAGGCTGCTCTGCCCAAAGCCGCCTCCTCCACGGTGTTGTCGGATGGCCAGGGgaaaaagcagaagaggaaCTTGTTCTCTCATGGGAGGAGCGAGTCTGCAGGGAAAGGGCAGAGTCAGTCCAAGGATGAGTCTGAACAGGCCCCCGCTGCCGCCGAGGAGAAACACAAGGGATGGTTTGGATCGAAGGACTCGCACAGCAAACCCAG CCTGGTGGTGTCACCTAAACTAGAGCCCAGCACTGacccccacccaccacccctCCCACCTAGTCAGCACCCCTCGGGTCCCCCTGTAGATCCTGCCTCTCTGGTTTCTCCGCTGCATCACACTAACCCCTTTAGCCACTCACAGAGCACACCACCCCCGATATCCCCCTGCaaccctttcttctctctcctccagcacaaCCCTTTTTATGAACCGCTAACCGCTCAGCCCTCAAAACCTTCGCTGCCTCCTTTGCCCTATCTCTCCAGCTCCCGGCCCCCCATAGCGCAGCTCTTTCCACAGCCGAGTAACCCTAACCCCACCTCAACTAACATCAGCCAAACCGCAGAGGACTCCATCACTGGTACAGATGCAAAGAACAAAGCGATGTCCAGAGTTGAGAAACGACCTCTCCCTCTGACTCCCATGGAAAGGGAGACATTTTTGAGCAAGAGGCCATCCAACCCTTTTATATCTGTCGGGGAGCTAGAAGCGGATTCGGAGTGGGACGAATCCTTTGAAGCATTTGCAGCTGGCAGGCTGCAGTCTCCTGAGGATCTGACCACAGATtacaaaacagagcaaaacttAAGTGACCATCCACTGGAACACTGCAATAATAAAGGAGCATTACTACCCATAACAGATGATCAAAACACAAACGCGAATGACGCACCACATCATCAGCCTTGCACAGAATTTGTAATCGAAGCACATGAAACCTCCAGCCAGGTGATGAACACTAACACATATCACTTTGACACTTTTGCACAATATCTTGAGACGATCCCAGAGCACACAAGCTTTGAGAGTGACAACACAACTTTAAATGCTCCAGCGAACTCACCAAAACTGACTGCTTGCACTGGAACTAATCAAGCTAGCAGTGCTACTAACACAAATGATTTAACCAACACTAATATGCATCAAGCCCTCCATCACAACTCGCCTGTAAAGCTCAACAGCAGCTCCCCTGATCCTGGTTCTTCAGGTCTTGGCAGTTCAGCAGAAGAGGATTTCCACTCATGTCTCTCTTCTTATTCTGACAAATTCTCTGCATCCTCctcagaggaggctgaggtgCAGAACTTTGAAAGCAACATCCTCGGCTTTGAGAATTCCTCTGAGTCAGCTGTGGTCAAAACCTTTAAGCCCCCGGAATCTGAAGATGACATTACTGACGGGTCAAATGATCTGACTTTAGTTGATGCAGACCAGCACACTGTTATTCAGCACAGGGATGGTGATGAAAAGGTAGACATAAATGTTTTGGAGGCGTCATTGACGCCACAGTCTCCAGTGCTCACACTTCATCAGCCTGTGATCACTGGAAGAGAGATTCAGGCACCAAAACTCTCAGAACTACAGTCAGAATCCAACATCTCCGTACAGTCTGACAAGGAAAATGGCGACAGAGTCAAAGGCGAATTCAACAGATCTCCAGAGGAATTTTCAGAAGTGCTCAATGATTCTTCGGTATCTGTGAGTAACGCTACAGATGTGATCACCTCTGCTACTCCAGATGATGAACTCTGCTCCGCACACCCATCATTACACATCATAACCTCCTCGCCTGATGTGAAGCAGAGTTCCACAGACTTGCCCAATGAGAGCACTAGTTTAGGAGGGCAGGATGCGAGTCGACATTCTCCTATACCATTTGGACTTTTCGGTGATTTCCTTAACACCAGTCACATTGCAAACAGTCCAAGCAAGGACTTCGACGACCAGCTGTTGCACACTCGGGTGTCCGATCAGAGCACCAGCATCTTTCTCCAAAGCCTTTACGTCAGCACCGACTCGCAGGATTACCAAACCTGTGATTCTCACCGTTCCTCCAAATGCACCAGCGGCTCAGAGCCAAACGAGACGCTACACTCTGTGAACTCAACTCTCTGCGATGAGCTGAGTGAGATTCAGACGACTGCTGCATTGGGCCAAGGAAATTCCACCAATGCATGCAAGCCATCCAATGAAGGAATCAACCCAGTTCAATTTGAGGAATCCCTCTGTGGAGCCAAGGCCAACGCTGCAACTCTTGAGCCAAGTTTCATGATAGGGGACGACTTTGGTTTAGAAGTACTCCCAGCGGCATCGACAGACTCTCACATGAGCTGTAACCCGAGGAACCTCACCGAAGGAGGTGTGGAAAGTCATGATGTCTTAGGCCCTCAGGAGCAAAATGCTACGCTGCACCGCTCCCAGTCTGAGGGCACATTAATACCTGCCTTTGACGAgctcctcctgccctcctttGGGAGTGATCCAGGTGCCATACAGGAGTCCTCTTCAGCACAGCCTGGCCCTGACCTCCCCTTTCTGATCTACTTTGCTCCTTCTCTAACTGCTGACAGTAGTAGCTCCCCTGTAGCGCTCtgttccctccctccctttgcCGATGCTACGGCGAGGTCACCACCCAGCACAGCACGAGTTGCGGCGCCAAAACCAATGCCTCAGgagagccagcagcagcagcgggcagCCAATCAGCGGAACAG CCCCCACCCCGTGAAGCCCCTGACCACTGCCATGCTGGCTGAGGAGAAGCGGACTGAGGGCCGGTCAGTGCTGGCCACCGGCCTGGAGAAGCTCAAGTCCACCATCCATCCGGGGAGGAGCAGTCAGCCCAGCGAGCAGGAGACGGACAGGAAGAAG TCTGCGACAGAAGGAGCGGGCTCGTACTACCACCTGAACCACAGCGAACTGGTCGCCCTGCTGGTGCAGCGCGAGGCGGAGCTGGAGAGGCAGAAGGCGGAGTTTGAGCGCCAGAAGTTTTTGCTGGCTAAGCGGGAGGTGGAGCTGAAGAAACTGAAGCCGCAGGTCAGAGATCTGGAGGACTACATTGACACGCTGCTGGTGCGCATCATGGAGCAGAAGCCCACGCTCCTGCAAGTGCGTTCCAAGTTAAAGTGA
- the rab11fip5a gene encoding rab11 family-interacting protein 5 isoform X3 translates to MSSLTVEEDQKWVPTHVQVTVLRGRGLRGKGKHGTSDVYTIIQLGKEKYSTCVVEKTTEPEWKEECSFELQPGVLESSERSSYPAGSNELVLTVMHRALIGLDVFLGQAVIHLDKVYHESRCVKNQWYRLNSKTGKKEKERGDIQVTIMFTRNNLTASMYDLVMKDKGASTFGKLKERMKGKRRSSDEDSSSAVLPGGYGSLYRMRQRLPSDGGGEEDYEDDEGGEARRSKMRTFFLRGKLRKSSDTRSSTSLGSESSESSSRGGSLSPTAGISVVVSDLSNSPSNSSNLTVDNSPEHTAITSPKSSSSLKCEFGDEAGEITIAVPQPTVCVNGSHAYNVQPLDPGSGKPAGSLGLGLLQKSLPLSMSLQNLSPRASTDLPKGPVGDGRRWSFDKPGEEEKAAIAAALEHSGPMLGDEEELLGQAALPKAASSTVLSDGQGKKQKRNLFSHGRSESAGKGQSQSKDESEQAPAAAEEKHKGWFGSKDSHSKPSPHPVKPLTTAMLAEEKRTEGRSVLATGLEKLKSTIHPGRSSQPSEQETDRKKVQKSATEGAGSYYHLNHSELVALLVQREAELERQKAEFERQKFLLAKREVELKKLKPQVRDLEDYIDTLLVRIMEQKPTLLQVRSKLK, encoded by the exons ATGTCCTCGCTAACCGTCGAGGAGGACCAAAAATGGGTACCGACGCACGTCCAGGTGACGGTGCTGAGAGGCAGGGGTTTACGGGGCAAGGGCAAGCACGGCACCAGCGACGTGTACACCATCATCCAGCTGGGGAAGGAGAAATACTCCACCTGCGTGGTGGAGAAGACCACCGAGCCGGAGTGGAAGGAGGAGTGCTCGTTCGAGCTGCAGCCCGGCGTGCTGGAGAGCAGCGAGCGGAGCAGCTACCCGGCCGGGAGCAACGAGCTAGTCCTCACCGTGATGCACCGGGCGCTCATCGGGCTGGACGTGTTCCTCGGGCAGGCGGTGATCCACCTGGACAAGGTCTATCATGAGAGCAGATGCGTGAAAAACCA gtggTACAGGCTCAACTCGAAGAcggggaagaaggagaaggaacgAGGAGACATTCAAGTCACCATCATGTTCACCCGAAACAACCTGACGGCCAGCATGTACGACCTCGTCATGAAGGACAAGGGCGCCTCCACCTTCGGCAAGCTGAAGGAGCGCATGAAGGGGAAGAGGAGATCCAGCGATGAGGACTCCTCGTCGGCCGTCCTACCAGGCGGTTACGGGTCCCTTTACCGGATGCGACAACGGCTGCCGAGcgatggaggtggagaggaggactaCGAGGACGACGAGGGAGGCGAGGCCCGGCGTAGCAAGATGAGGACCTTCTTCCTGAGAGGGAAGCTAAGGAAGTCATCGGACACCCGTTCCAGCACCTCGCTCGGGTCAGAGAGCAGCGAGTCCTCGTCTCGGGGTGGGAGCCTCAGCCCCACGGCCGGCATCAGCGTGGTCGTCTCTGACCTCTCCAACTCCCCCAGTAACAGCAGCAACCTGACAGTCGATAACAGTCCAG AGCACACAGCAATCACGTCGCCCAAGTCGTCATCCTCCCTCAAATGTGAGTTTGGTGATGAGGCTGGTGAGATCACCATCGCAGTGCCTCAGCCCACTGTGTGCGTTAATGGAAGCCATGCTTACAACGTCCAGCCCCTGGACCCAGGCTCAGGAAAACCTGCAGGTTCTTTAGGCCTGGGACTGTTGCAGAAGTCTTTgcctctctccatgtctctaCAGAACCTCAGCCCACGGGCTTCCACAGACCTCCCCAAAGGCCCCGTCGGAGATGGGCGCCGCTGGTCTTTCGACAAGCCCGgcgaggaggagaaggcagcCATAGCAGCGGCCCTGGAGCACAGCGGCCCCATGCTGGGTGACGAAGAGGAGCTGTTGGGACAGGCTGCTCTGCCCAAAGCCGCCTCCTCCACGGTGTTGTCGGATGGCCAGGGgaaaaagcagaagaggaaCTTGTTCTCTCATGGGAGGAGCGAGTCTGCAGGGAAAGGGCAGAGTCAGTCCAAGGATGAGTCTGAACAGGCCCCCGCTGCCGCCGAGGAGAAACACAAGGGATGGTTTGGATCGAAGGACTCGCACAGCAAACCCAG CCCCCACCCCGTGAAGCCCCTGACCACTGCCATGCTGGCTGAGGAGAAGCGGACTGAGGGCCGGTCAGTGCTGGCCACCGGCCTGGAGAAGCTCAAGTCCACCATCCATCCGGGGAGGAGCAGTCAGCCCAGCGAGCAGGAGACGGACAGGAAGAAGGTACAGAAG TCTGCGACAGAAGGAGCGGGCTCGTACTACCACCTGAACCACAGCGAACTGGTCGCCCTGCTGGTGCAGCGCGAGGCGGAGCTGGAGAGGCAGAAGGCGGAGTTTGAGCGCCAGAAGTTTTTGCTGGCTAAGCGGGAGGTGGAGCTGAAGAAACTGAAGCCGCAGGTCAGAGATCTGGAGGACTACATTGACACGCTGCTGGTGCGCATCATGGAGCAGAAGCCCACGCTCCTGCAAGTGCGTTCCAAGTTAAAGTGA